The genomic interval GGGGTGGCATGGCTGCCTTTGTCAAACCAGGCGATCGCGTTTTACTCAAACCCAATTTGCTAACGGGCGCGCGTCCCACCAAAGAATGCGTTACCCGAGCGGAATTGGTAGCTGCGGTGGCGGAAATGGTGCAACAGGTAGGGGGCAAGCCATTTCTAGGGGATAGTCCCGCTTTTGGTAGTGCTTTGGGGGTTGCCAAGGCGAACGGCTACGAATCCCTGTTACAAAGGCTCAATCTGCCTGTGGTAGAGTTTCAAGGACATCGCTACCAAACCGCCAGCAATAATTTTAACCACCTATTGCTTAGCAAAGAAGCCATGGATGCGGATGTGGTTATCAACTTACCCAAAGTAAAATCCCATGTCCAATTAACTATGACTTTGGGGGTCAAAAACTTATTTGGCTGTGTTCCTGGAAAAATGAAAGCTTGGTGGCACATGGAAGCTGGTAAAGACGCCCACCGTTTCGGAGAAATGCTGGTGGAAACTGCTCGCACCATTGCCCCCCAACTAACGATTGTAGATGGTATTATCGCCCACGAGGGCAACGGACCCAGCAACGGCGAACCTAGGGAGTTGGGGATTCTCGGGGCGTCGGATCGTGTTTTTGCCCTCGATGCCGCTATGTTGGCAGTGTTGCAGGTCAACCCACAACA from Geitlerinema sp. PCC 9228 carries:
- a CDS encoding DUF362 domain-containing protein, which codes for MKPTVSLLAANSYENEALTRSLAQLLTPWGGMAAFVKPGDRVLLKPNLLTGARPTKECVTRAELVAAVAEMVQQVGGKPFLGDSPAFGSALGVAKANGYESLLQRLNLPVVEFQGHRYQTASNNFNHLLLSKEAMDADVVINLPKVKSHVQLTMTLGVKNLFGCVPGKMKAWWHMEAGKDAHRFGEMLVETARTIAPQLTIVDGIIAHEGNGPSNGEPRELGILGASDRVFALDAAMLAVLQVNPQQVPTAVAAQRLGLQPPEVNFAYQTPADLRVDDWQLPENLMPIDFGLPRVVRSTFKHFYIRFIKEPLRAYTKVG